The following nucleotide sequence is from Harmonia axyridis chromosome 5, icHarAxyr1.1, whole genome shotgun sequence.
GCTATGAGCCGGATTTCTGAGAATTTACAACGATGCTGCAAAAACATtctgaaaaatcgatatttatgCACCAATTCGTTTCAATACACATTTTTTGCATGATACCtcatgaaaaatgaataaattaagcTGACttcatgaaatgaataaaaatagaaTACCTATAtccataaatttttttgagatGTTTCAATTTAATTAAAACGAATATTGGATGTTAGCAAAAATTGAGCAAAGCAGTAGTGTGAATTCCAGATGTTGACCAATTCAATCTTTTGGTATCCAACTCATATCTATTCTCAcatgaagaaaattttcctcAATTGTGTCTACTGTCTGGTTATTAGGTACCTACGTGTCAATGCCAACGTTTTTTTAAAAGTTCAATGCTTGACCTTTATTCGTTTGGAACAAATGACACATTaaaaagaaaggaaaataaTTCGAGTATATTAGAAAGAAATCATAATTTCCTGAAAAACCGGTATACATTAAAGCAATTTATGCTAAATATTGATCGTCTTCGATTTCTTCAATAACTTATGACGATTTAATGACTTCGATGTATTCGACTTGGCAACGCTGCTCGAATCATCAATAAAAGTGGGTAGGATAAGTTGGGAATCCGAGCAACGCAACCGGCAATTTCTGACAGTcagtgttcaattcaagaagGTCTTTTGTTTTCTATTGTAGGAATTTGAGCGAGATTTTCTCCTAATTCAACTGTAAGTACGAATGCTTTTTTATGTCACcttcatttcatgaatttgtGTCAATTTGTTTTGAGGTTAGAACGCAAAGTCATGTTgacaaaataaagtttttttccaTTTATCTTGGAAGCAAATGCTCCGTTTCTATCCTTCAATTTGAACCTTGAACTCTGGAAAGATTTTTTGTATTCCGTTAGGTCACTTTTGATATTCGATAAGGGATAAGGCAGATTTTCATTTAACAACCAGGGACGTAATTAGGCGTTCAGCAATTTGttatataaataatcatcccttgctattaaaattcttattttattttttattcggaAAAAATGAACTGCCCCTTCAATGAATGAAACAAGCATACAAATTCATTCTCTGAGTTCGACTGTACGATGCATTAATTTTAAAgttcgaaaatattcatctttctACGAAATTGCCGCATATTTTATATCTTGCAGTAACTGTAATCAAACTTTTATATATTCTGAATGAATGCTTTTTATATTCGTTCATTCCCAGAAGAGACGCCGTTAAAAAGATATAACGGCTTCTTAGAACAGGTCTCCATTATTGCAACAGAAGGAAGTATTGAAGCCCGACTAAAATTTCTTTCCGAGTGATTTTGTGAGTCGAATTATTTTATGCTAGTGAATTGAGTTGATTGCTGGAAATTTTTCGCTTTCTTGACACCTAACTGTCTTCAAGTACCGAATATTGCACTCACCTACCGAAAGATATAAAAATTTCTTATTCAATGGTATCACATAATCGACTATAAAACGTAAATttggtatttattattttattggaaaGTGATATTGATTGACCTAAGTCCAATGTCTCCTCATGGTTTCCactaataaataagaaattaatatagAATtcacgtaaaaaaaaaattcgaattctgTTTGTCatggatgaaattttcatttttaattaccTTCCTAATTGCTCGACAACGATTAAACAAATTTCAGCGTAAAATCAGGAATGTGTGAAGGTTACCTAccagtttatgaatttttctggTTTTGGGTAATggataaattatttttatagttttcatgTTGATATATCGTCCTcagtattattaataattttttgttttatttttcagaacatGTCTGCCGATGCGGTAAGTTGATTTTTCTCCGCCCAAAAGCAATAAACTTTGACTGACGAATTCAATTTCTGCCAATACTGTTATCACTTTGTAAATAACCTgtgattattcaattgaatgttATCATTGATCATATACCTTAAATCTTATAAATATCAGACAATTGGAAATTACACACCTTGAATCAACACAATTTCAATCGAAATCCATATTtatgttcaaataaaaaatatgtttacaGAACGTTGCACTTAATTGAGTCAATAATTATTCTTCTAAGATCGTCATGAATGTTAGCTTCGACCTTAAAATACTTTCGGTTTATGTTTTATTCTTTGAAATCAGATGAGAACATTTACGTAGAATAGAAAAATAACATCCATGAAGGTTGTGGTTTCACAGCGACTTTCACCTAGTTATAATGattgatattcatttcaatttattctgaattttcttaTGCAAACCAATCTGTCTGCAATCATTGATTTGGTTGCATAAATGAATATCCATtcgatttctatatttttactaatttttttttatatgaaatcatTAGAAATTCAACACTGCTGTAGAAGATGTCAGGAAATTGAAATCCAAACCATCTGACAATGATCTCTTGGAACTGTACGCTTTGTTCAAGCAAGCTACAGTTGGTGACAACACTACCAGTAAGTATGATAACTAAAATAAATGCTAACATACCTTTATCTGAACATGCGTTTGAAATATATCACCCTAACTAAAGATCATGAAGATGATAAGTTGTAAAAAAGCTCCGAGTTACATACAtattgacatcgaaattaccggaaagGAATCGTCGAACCCAAAATTGCATGTGattgtaacagccaatcatCAGGACCATAATTTTTCAgctgcctggcttgcattttcgtcATTATCAAAgtaaaactgtaaaatatagcttATTTTCTCTTTGACACGCGCTTAAACTTAACTGAgacaactaatcacaaaactaccAGTTAAGGTTTTGTAGGACGAAATCTctatagtgacttaattaaacatagtggcgacaattcgttcaatttgagcCTAAAAATAGCGTATGGGGACATGGAACCATAGAACTTGAGAATACAATTTattgaactgaactgacacacgtcagaatcaaaatgaaattgaagaatactacagtgactaaataaaatgagccttacattttgaataaatcccggAAATCAGGTAAATGGTGAATGtcaacaaaaagccgccatatttaggctcagccaatcaaaatctagaccacgcttgtcgccaTCTGTGGTTTATTTAGTCACTGTAgaaatctcatttttctttatccATCTAGTagaaaaataatggttttcttttcattacaccgaattcaataatattttgaagATTTGGTTTTTATACCTATAGATATTTATGTGATCTTTTTATAGCTCGCCCTGGTATGTTGGACCTGAAAGGAAAAGCCAAATGGGATGCTTGGACCAAACAAAAAGGAGTGTCTGCAGATACCGCCAAAGAGCAATATGTTGCTAAGGTCAGTTCTCTGATTGACACTATTGGTCTACAATAAATTCACCTGgtaatttgttttatatttatacTTGTGCATCACTTTGTAAGCATTTGATAGTTTTATAAGAAATATATTGTTATGTTGGTCTAGttttgtgttttatttattggaatgaaaaaaaacgaaattatatTCTCTTGAACCATAGATTcttctgaaatgaaaaatgattttggTAAGCTAGATTTCAAGATGTTATTTTccattaaaaatt
It contains:
- the LOC123680135 gene encoding acyl-CoA-binding protein homolog, coding for MSADAKFNTAVEDVRKLKSKPSDNDLLELYALFKQATVGDNTTTRPGMLDLKGKAKWDAWTKQKGVSADTAKEQYVAKVSSLIDTIGLQ